A section of the Rhizobium favelukesii genome encodes:
- the cmlS gene encoding chloramphenicol-biosynthetic FADH2-dependent halogenase CmlS produces the protein MSRRKILIMGAGPAGSVAALSLLKLGHDVELFEREVFPRYRVGESFLPGTMSILNRLGLQQQIDDAGFVKKPSATFLWGQDQAPWTFSFSTPRVVDWVFDHAIQVKREDFDHLLLNEARHRGAKVNEGTPVLDVDVRADGVGMKIKRNGEREYVAGDYLIDASGASSPLVHKLNLRRYDAFYRNLAVWSYFRCPERFKGDLRGTTFSITFESGWVWMIPLKGDLYSVGCIVDQSEAAKLSELGPTEFYRQTLAKCRRAMEILRDSDQVDEVRVVRDWSYDTTLFSRDRFFLCGDAACFTDPLFSQGVHLATQSAVCAASAIDYLSSNPDTSTSVHEWYAKSYGETYEQYHEFLASFYTFASFTEPDSEFWNRRRIAESSDERFERRNWFHRLSEKAASTGDWEIGDFRDRASSMVAVGRHHRQHLSDDFSDEELITARVAWISRLTKQLSSISKIDWNGRDVVLEPYYKVNPQSFKLEPKQVLSNGDGRHMTKYTADESFKTIFEDLKEQSFDYKTLIRRLSENGAADTSSQIVIRLFEAGLLSGYDAKGDWVHIQDRLRFDGVGVEYEV, from the coding sequence ATGTCACGGCGTAAGATTCTCATCATGGGCGCGGGACCGGCCGGATCCGTGGCCGCTCTCAGCCTGCTTAAGCTCGGCCACGACGTGGAACTGTTCGAGCGGGAGGTGTTCCCGCGTTACCGAGTGGGAGAGTCCTTCCTTCCGGGTACCATGTCGATCCTCAACCGGCTTGGGCTCCAGCAGCAGATCGACGATGCGGGCTTTGTGAAGAAGCCTTCCGCCACGTTCTTGTGGGGTCAGGACCAGGCGCCGTGGACCTTCTCGTTCTCAACGCCGCGCGTTGTCGACTGGGTCTTCGACCATGCCATCCAGGTCAAGCGCGAAGATTTCGACCACCTCCTGCTTAATGAAGCACGGCATCGGGGCGCCAAAGTGAATGAAGGCACGCCGGTTCTCGATGTTGATGTTAGAGCCGATGGTGTGGGCATGAAGATCAAGCGCAATGGCGAGCGCGAATACGTCGCCGGCGACTATCTCATCGACGCGTCAGGCGCCAGCAGCCCTCTAGTGCACAAATTGAACCTGCGGCGCTACGATGCCTTCTACCGCAACCTCGCCGTCTGGTCCTATTTCCGCTGCCCAGAACGCTTCAAGGGCGATCTGCGCGGTACGACCTTCTCGATCACGTTCGAAAGCGGCTGGGTCTGGATGATCCCGCTCAAGGGCGACCTCTACAGCGTCGGCTGCATTGTCGACCAAAGCGAAGCCGCCAAACTCAGCGAACTCGGCCCCACGGAGTTCTATCGCCAGACCTTAGCCAAGTGCCGCCGCGCTATGGAGATTCTCCGCGATTCCGATCAGGTCGACGAAGTGCGCGTCGTGCGCGACTGGTCCTATGACACGACTCTGTTTTCGCGGGACCGCTTCTTTCTGTGCGGTGACGCGGCCTGCTTCACCGATCCGCTGTTCTCGCAGGGCGTGCATCTGGCGACTCAGTCTGCGGTCTGCGCCGCTTCCGCGATCGACTATCTCAGCAGCAATCCGGACACCAGCACCAGCGTGCACGAGTGGTACGCCAAAAGCTATGGAGAGACCTATGAGCAGTATCACGAATTCCTTGCCTCTTTCTACACATTCGCCTCCTTCACCGAACCGGATTCCGAATTCTGGAACCGGCGGCGCATCGCTGAAAGCTCGGATGAGCGGTTCGAGCGCCGCAACTGGTTTCACCGGTTGAGCGAAAAGGCCGCTTCCACCGGTGATTGGGAGATCGGCGATTTCCGCGATCGCGCTTCGAGCATGGTCGCCGTCGGCCGCCACCATCGCCAGCACCTCTCGGACGACTTTTCTGACGAGGAACTGATAACCGCCCGCGTGGCCTGGATTTCGCGCCTGACCAAGCAGCTCAGCTCGATCAGCAAGATCGACTGGAACGGCCGCGACGTCGTGCTTGAGCCTTATTACAAGGTCAATCCGCAAAGCTTTAAGCTTGAGCCCAAGCAGGTGCTGTCCAACGGCGATGGGCGGCATATGACCAAATACACGGCGGACGAGAGCTTCAAGACAATCTTCGAGGATTTGAAGGAGCAATCGTTCGACTACAAGACCCTGATTCGCCGCCTCAGTGAGAACGGCGCGGCCGATACTAGTTCGCAGATCGTGATCCGTCTATTCGAGGCCGGCCTCTTGTCGGGGTACGACGCCAAGGGCGATTGGGTGCACATCCAGGACCGCCTGCGCTTCGATGGGGTCGGCGTGGAATACGAGGTCTAA